One part of the Futiania mangrovi genome encodes these proteins:
- a CDS encoding TRAP transporter large permease gives MTAGDFLNIALILCLIGGLLLGFPVAFTLAGVSIIFAMIGELLGIFSFSFLQAVAQRLNGTLQNELLMAVPMFVFMGVMLERSRVAEEMLESMGRMFGTLRGGLGISVSIVGALLAASTGIVGATVVTMTLLSLPTMLKNGYDPKLATGSICAAGTLGQIIPPSIVLVLLGDQLSSVYQQARMSIGDFSPQPVSVGDLFAAALIPGLLLVGLYITYQVFMAIIRPSSSPALPPLEKEMSTADLLRSLGHSLVPPVILIVAVLGSILAGIATPTEAAGVGAIGATLLAGVRLDERHGWPIYFAGLSLIGMLVVSQVMDVRITKTAYELTDWIGIGLCVALGLMLLWGLAISLGRVWRTGILRTVVNSTMETTAMVFVILFGAAIFSLVFRGFGGEAAVHHVLENMPGGAAGAMLVVMLVMFLLGFILDFIEIIFIVVPIVSVILFKMDVYPFSDPVWLGVMFAINLQTSFLTPPFGFALFYLRGAAPAGVRTGDIYRGVIPFIVIQLTMLGLLVAFPELATWLPSVLFG, from the coding sequence ATGACCGCCGGCGACTTTCTCAACATCGCGCTGATCCTCTGCCTCATCGGGGGTCTGCTGCTGGGCTTCCCGGTGGCGTTCACGCTCGCCGGCGTCTCGATCATCTTCGCAATGATCGGCGAGCTTCTGGGCATCTTCAGCTTCTCCTTCCTGCAGGCGGTTGCACAGCGCCTCAACGGGACGCTGCAGAACGAGCTTCTGATGGCCGTTCCGATGTTCGTGTTCATGGGCGTGATGCTGGAACGCTCCCGCGTCGCGGAAGAGATGCTGGAATCCATGGGCCGGATGTTCGGCACGCTGCGCGGCGGCCTCGGCATCTCGGTCTCGATCGTGGGCGCGTTGCTGGCGGCGTCTACGGGCATCGTGGGCGCGACGGTCGTCACCATGACGCTGCTATCCCTGCCGACGATGCTGAAGAACGGCTACGATCCGAAGCTCGCGACGGGTTCGATCTGCGCGGCGGGCACGCTGGGCCAGATCATTCCGCCGTCGATCGTGCTGGTCCTGCTGGGCGACCAGTTGTCGTCGGTCTATCAGCAGGCACGCATGTCGATCGGCGATTTCTCGCCGCAGCCTGTCTCGGTCGGCGACCTGTTTGCGGCGGCGCTGATTCCGGGTCTGCTTCTCGTAGGTCTCTACATCACCTACCAGGTGTTCATGGCGATCATCCGGCCGTCGAGCAGCCCTGCCCTGCCCCCGCTGGAAAAGGAGATGAGCACGGCCGACCTGCTGCGCTCCCTGGGACACAGCCTCGTGCCGCCGGTGATCCTGATCGTTGCGGTTCTGGGCTCGATCCTCGCGGGCATTGCGACGCCGACCGAGGCCGCGGGCGTCGGCGCCATCGGCGCGACCCTCCTTGCCGGCGTGCGTCTCGACGAACGGCACGGCTGGCCGATCTATTTCGCCGGCCTCAGCCTCATCGGCATGCTGGTCGTCTCGCAGGTCATGGACGTGCGCATCACCAAGACGGCCTACGAACTCACCGACTGGATCGGCATCGGCCTTTGCGTGGCGCTCGGCCTGATGCTGCTCTGGGGCCTGGCGATCAGCCTCGGCCGGGTGTGGCGCACGGGCATCCTGCGGACGGTCGTCAACTCCACCATGGAAACGACCGCTATGGTGTTCGTCATCCTGTTCGGCGCGGCGATCTTCAGCCTGGTGTTCCGCGGCTTCGGTGGCGAGGCCGCGGTGCATCACGTGCTGGAGAACATGCCGGGCGGCGCGGCGGGCGCGATGCTGGTCGTGATGCTGGTGATGTTCCTGCTGGGCTTCATCCTGGACTTCATCGAGATCATCTTCATCGTCGTGCCGATCGTGTCGGTGATCCTGTTCAAGATGGACGTCTACCCGTTCTCCGATCCGGTGTGGCTTGGGGTCATGTTCGCGATCAACCTGCAGACGTCGTTCCTGACGCCTCCGTTCGGCTTCGCGCTCTTCTACCTGCGCGGCGCGGCACCGGCGGGCGTGCGCACGGGCGACATCTACCGGGGCGTGATTCCCTTCATCGTCATCCAGCTCACCATGCTGGGCCTGCTGGTGGCGTTCCCGGAACTCGCGACCTGGCTGCCGAGCGTGCTGTTCGGCTAG